A window of the Cannabis sativa cultivar Pink pepper isolate KNU-18-1 chromosome X, ASM2916894v1, whole genome shotgun sequence genome harbors these coding sequences:
- the LOC133031703 gene encoding cytosolic sulfotransferase 15-like, with translation MEISKVTKNKEEGEREETIEEILAKLEKVKYPGSGNYYYFYQGFWISGFILKGKLSLQTQFVARDDDILLTSCPKSGSLWLKSLIFSIVKRNNDNNDLLSFSTSPHNLVRALELSLPDEAKPRIMSAHSPYPSLPPSIMSSNCKIIYICRNPLDLFVSHWHFVHKLFGDINTEPTHLEECFDVFCKGIHSFGPFWDHILGFWKASLEMPHKILFLKYEELKKDNVFFIRKIADFLGFPFSTEEENRGVPKQIEQLCSVENMKKLDVTKTGKHYSGFPNSAFIRKGEVGDWVNYLTPEMAERGKKLIQEKFAQSGLSFDF, from the coding sequence ATGGAAATATCAAAAGTTActaagaacaaggaagaaggagagagagaagagactaTAGAGGAAATTCTGGCCAAGCTTGAAAAGGTTAAGTATCCAGGGTCTGGtaattattactatttttatcAAGGATTTTGGATTTCAGGTTTTATCTTGAAAGGTAAACTATCCCTCCAAACTCAATTTGTGGCACGAGATGATGATATTTTGTTAACATCTTGTCCAAAATCAGGTAGTCTTTGGTTGAAATCTCTAATCTTTTCTATTGTGAAAcgtaataatgataataatgatCTCCTTTCGTTCAGTACTAGTCCACACAATCTTGTTCGTGCACTTGAATTATCATTACCTGATGAAGCCAAGCCAAGAATTATGAGTGCACATAGTCCTTACCCTTCATTACCACCCTCCATTATGTCCTCTAAttgtaaaattatatacatttgTAGAAATCCATTGGATTTGTTTGTTTCTCATTGGCACTTTGTTCATAAACTTTTTGGGGATATTAATACTGAACCAACTCACTTGGAGGAGTGCTTTGATGTGTTTTGTAAGGGAATCCACTCTTTTGGACCATTTTGGGACCATATCTTGGGTTTTTGGAAAGCGAGTTTAGAGATGCCtcacaaaatattatttttgaaatacgaGGAACTTAAAAAAGACAATGTATTTTTCATTAGAAAGATAGCAGATTTTTTGGGATTTCCATTTTCAACTGAGGAAGAAAATCGAGGTGTTCCAAAACAAATAGAACAATTGTGTAGCgttgaaaatatgaaaaaattggatgTAACTAAAACTGGGAAACATTATTCTGGATTCCCCAATAGTGCATTCATAAGGAAAGGTGAGGTAGGAGATTGGGTGAACTATTTAACACCCGAAATGGCTGAGCGTGGGAAGAAGCTTATTCAAGAAAAGTTTGCACAATCCGGTTTATCGTTTGATTTCTAA